Below is a window of Halobaculum lipolyticum DNA.
GACCTCGCGCTCGCGGTCGACCGCCCCGACGGCCCCGCGGGCGGGGAGTTCCTCGTGCTCACCGTCGCGTCGGATGGCTTCCCCCGCGAGTTCGTCCGCCGCGCCGCCACCGTCGTCCGCGGCGTAGCCGTCGGCGACACGGACCTCGACCGCGTCGACGAGGTGCTCGGCGACGCCCGTCTCTCCGGTCCCCGCGGCGTCACCCCCGCCGCCCCCGGACCGCTCGTGCTGGCGGACGTGACGTACCCCGGCGTCGACTTCGCCCCCGACCCCGACGCCGTCGCGACGCTGGTCGAGGTGTTCGAGGAACGTCGGACCGAGGCGCTCGCTCGGGGTCGTGTGCTCGGGGACGTGGTCGACGGAGTCGACGGGGCGGACGTGGCCGACGCCGTCGCGTCGGAGTAGCCTACTCCCAGTCGGCCGGCCACAGCCCCGCGGCTTTCATCCCCGGCTCGAAGTCGGCCTCGCGGAACGCCTGCTCCAGTTCGTACGGGTCGAGGACGGGGACCTCCGTCCCCGTCGCCGCGAGTTCGCGAGCCATCAACGCCGTCAACACGCCGTGTTCGCGGATGCAGCGGTCGTCGACCTTGTCGCGGGTGTCGGCGTGGGTGTGGCCCCACCCGCGCCCGCGCTCGCCGCTGTCGGAGTGGAGCTGCAGCGCCGCGACGCCGCGGCGGACGAACGGCCACTGGTCGGAGAACGGGTGCGGCTCCTCGCGGACGCGCACCGGCTGGCGGGTCTCCCTCCCGACGCGCTCGGCGACGGCGGCGGTCGCCGCGGAGGTGTGGGTCATCGCGACCAGGTCGCGGAAGCGGCCCGCGCCGTCGACGTTGACGACGGCTTTCACCGTGTCCGGATCTGTCGTCTCGGCGAGGTGCTCCGACCCCAGGAGGCCGGTCTCCTCACAGCCGACGGCGGCGAAGCGGACGCCGATGTCGAGGTCCGCGGCCGCGAGCACCCGCGCGGCGACGAGCAGCGTCGCGATCCCGCAGCCGTTGTCGAGGGCGCCCTCGCTGATGTCGTGGGCGTCGTAGTGGGCCGTCGCGAGCACGAACTCGTCGGTTCGCGGGCCGACGTGGGCGAGGACGTTCTGCGACTCCCCCGGGACGGTCTCGGCGTCGACCGACACCTCGACGGCGCCGCCCTCGTCGGCGTACTCGACGAGCCACGCGCCCGTCTCCTCGCTGACGCCGACCGCGGGGATGGCGGCCTCCTCGCCGAAGGTGAGCGCGCCCGTCGGCGGGAGTTGGCCGGACACGTGGTTGACGAAGACGAACGCCTCCGCGCCCGCCTCGGCGGCGGCGCCGAACTTCTCCATCCGGTGGACGAACCGCGAGTCGCCGGGCGTCGTCGTCGAGGCGACCGCGACCTTCCCGTCGACGTCGACCTCGCTGATCTCGTCGGGCGTGCCGTACCCCACGTCGACCAACTCGCCCGACGCGTCGCCCGCGGGGCAGTACGGGAGCGCGATCGCCTCGAACTCTCGCTCGCCCGGCGCGGTCAAGCGGAGCGTCGTCTCGCCGCGGTGCCACGCCGGCGCGTCGAACGGCTCCTGTCGGACGCGGTCCAGACCGGCGTCCCGGAAGGCGTCGGCGACGAGGTCGGCCGCGCGAGCCTCCCCGTCGCTGGCGGCCATTCGGCTCCCCAGCGCGGTGAGGTCGGTGACGAAGTCCCACGGGTCGGTGTCGGTCCACGCCCGGCCCACGGCCGCGGCGAGGTCGTCGTCGAGGTGCACGGACCGTTGGATCGCCGACCGGCGGCAAAAGTCCGCGGGTGCGGGCGGTTCGCGGCGGTCACTCCCGGGGGTCCTCGGGGCGGAACCACGTCGCGAACCCGGTCGGGTCGTCGGCGGCCGCCGCGGCGTGGCGCGACCACTCGATCGCGAGCTTTCCGAGGACGACGACGGCGACGAGCGCGAGGACGACCGCGTCGTCGCCGACCGTCACGCCGACCGCCCCGAGCACCTCCCACACCACCAGGAGACAGAACCCCCCGACCACGAGCGCGACCGACACGTAGGTGAACGCGAACGCCACCACCCGCACCGGGATCTCCAACACCATGTGTGCCGACACCGTCTCGATCCGGCCCGTCGCGAGGTAGTCGCGGCGGACGGTCAGCGCGTGCGACCCCACCGTCGCCAGCGCGACGGCGGCAAGCGGCGGCGACAGCGTCGCGAGCGCCGCGTCGCCCAGATCCACCGCCCACACCGGGACCGTCAACAGGCCGACGCCCCACACCAGCGAGTGCGCGACCAGCCGGGCGTTCCGCGGGTAGATCGGCGGGAGCGGTCCCGGCAGTCGCAGCGCCCGCGGCTCGCCGCTCCACCGCTGTTCGTCGCGGCCGGTCTCGCTGCTCACGCCCGGCAGCGTGAGGTTCCGTCCCTCGACGACGACCGCTCGCCGGGCGAACAGCGCCGCGCCGGCGTAGACGACCAACAGCGCCCACAGCTCGATCCAGTACACGACGAGCAACTCGGCGACCCGCCACCCGAGCAGGCCGACGCCGGCCAGCGGGAGCAGCGTCGCGAGGAGGGTGGGGACGAACGCGCGGAGATCGCCGCCCGCGACGGAACCGGGGACCATCGCCGATCCGTTCGGCGGTGTCGGGAAAAGCGTCGGGGTGCGGGCGGCGGCGCCCGACGACACCGATTTGATATCGCGGTATCCGATTTATCTCCGTCCGCGTCGGGGTCGGCGGGTCACGCCAGGGGACCGAGCGGCTGCGGACGGAGTCGACCGCCGTCTGTCGGTCCGGGTGGCAAGACTTACCACCGCGCACGGGCTGGAACGAACAATGAGTTCGGTACCCGAACGATCGGAGATCGACGCCGAGTACAAGTGGAGCGTCGACTCCATCTTCGCCGACGACGAGGAGTGGGAGGCCGCCTACGACGACGTGGAGGAGCGCCTCGACGACCTCCGCGCCTACGAGGGGCGCGTCACCGAGAGCGCGGCGACGCTGTTGGACCTGTTCGAGACGTACGAGTCGGTGTTCCGCGACGTGGCGAAGGTCACCTCCTACGCCCAACTGCGCGCCAGCGAGGACACCCGCGACCAGGAGTACCAGGCGCTGTCGTCGAAGGCGCAGGCGCTGTCGGCGGAGGCGTCGAGCGCCTCGAGCTACCTCGAACCGGAACTGCAGGAACTGGACGAGGACGACTTCGCGGCGTTCGTCGAGGCGGAGCCGGCGCTAGCGGAGTACGAGCACTTCGTCGACGACGTGCTCCGGACGAAGCCCCACACGCGCTCGGCCGAGGTGGAGGAACTGCTGGCGGACCTCAGCGAGGTCACCGGGGGTGCCGGCGAGGCGTACTCGATGCTCGCGAACGCCGACATGACGTTCCCGACCGTCGAGGACCCCGACGGCGAGGACGTCGAGATCTCGCAGGGCAACTTCACCACCCTCCTCCAGAAGCCCGACCGCGAGTTCCGCCGGACCGTCCACGAAGAGTTCTACGGCGAGTGGGAGACCGTCCGCAACACCGTCGGCACGACCCTCGCCAAGAGCGTGAAGAAGGACGTGAAGCTCGCGGAGGCACGGAACTACGACACCGCACGCGAGGCGGCCCTCGACGGGCCGAACGTCCCGGTCGAGGTGTACGACACGCTCGTCGACACCGTCCGCGACAACCTCGACTCGCTCGGCCGCCACGCGGACCTCAAGCGGAAGGCGCTGGGCGTCGACACGCTGGAGATGTGGGACCTGTACATGTCGCTCACGGGCGATGAGGGTCCCGACATCAGCTACGAGGAGGCCAAAGAACACGTGATCGAGGCGGTCGCGCCGCTGGGTGAGGCGTACCAACAGCGCATGGCCGAGGGGCTTGAGTCGCGCTGGGTCGACGTGTACGAGAACCGCGGGAAGCGTTCGGGCGCGTTCTCCTCGGGCACGTACGACACCCAGCCGTTCATCCTGATGAACTACCAGGACGACGTGGCGTCGATGTACACGCTCGCCCACGAGCTGGGCCACTCGATGCACTCCGAGTTGGCGAAGGAGACCCAGCCGTGGCAGGACGCCGACTACGAGATCTTCGTCGCCGAGGTCGCCTCGACGGTGAACGAGACGCTGCTCACGAAGCACCTGCTGGAGAACGCCGAGTCGGACGAACTGCGCGTCCACGCGCTCGACCAGTACCTCGAACGCTTCCGTTCCACCCTCTTCCGCCAGACGATGTTCGCGGCGTTCGAGCAGGCGATCCACGAGCACGACGAGGCGGGCAAGCCGCTCACGCCCGACGCCTTCGACGAGATCTACGGCGACCTGAAGGCGGAGTTCTACGGCCACGCCGACGCGACCGTCGACGACCACATCCGCCGCGAGTGGATGCGGATCCCGCACTTCTACTACAACTTCTACGTCTACCAGTACTCGACGGGCATCTCGGCGGCCGCGGCCATCGTCGACCGCATCGAAGCCGAGGGCGAGGTCGCCGCCGCCGAGTACCGCGAGGCGCTCCGCGCGGGCGGCTCGGAGTACCCCATCGACGTGTTGGAGATCGCGGGGATCGACATGACCGACAGCGAGCCGATCGAGTCGGCGATCGCGACGTACGACGACTACCTCGACGAGGCCGCGTCGCTGCTCGACCTGTAGCCGGACGCGCCCGAGGCGAACGCCCCCGCCACCCAAAGCCCCTTTACCGGCGCTACCTAAGCACGGACAAGCAATGTCTCGGAGTCCGTCCCTCCCCGACCGGCCCCGTCTCGATCTGGATCCCGACATGAGCGAGGCCGAGCGGCTGGAGGCACTGCACAAGCACTTCGAGCGGATCGTCCAGGTCAACGACGAGTTGGGCGAGCGCTTAGAGGAGGCAGAGGGTCGCCGGAGCGACCTCCGCGAGGAGGTCGACGAACTGAAGCGGCGCAACGAGGCGCTCAAGACCTCGTCGCTGTACATCGCGACGGTCGAGGAACTCACCGACGACGGCGCCGTGATCAAACAGCACGGCAACAACCAGGAGGTGCTCACCGACCTGTCGCCACGCCTCGACGACGAGCTGGAGGCGGGCGACCGCGTCGCGATCAACGACTCGTTCAGCGTCCAGACCGTCCTCGACGACGAGACGGACGCCCGGGCGCAGGCGATGGAGGTCGACGCCTCCCCGGAGGTCACCTACGACGACATCGGCGGCATCGACGACCAGGTGCGCGAGGTGCGCGAGGCCGTCGAGGCGCCGCTCGTCGACGCCGACCAGTTCCGCGAGGTGGGCATCCAGCCGCCCAGCGGCGTCCTCCTCCACGGCCCGCCGGGCACGGGGAAGACGATGCTCGCGAAGGCCGTCGCCAACGAGACCGACGCCACCTTCATCAAGATGGCCGGCTCCGAACTCGTCCGGAAGTTCATCGGCGAGGGCGCCCGGCTGGTGCGCGACCTGTTCAAGCTGGCCGCCGAGCGCGAGCCCGCCGTCATCTTCATCGACGAGATCGACGCCGTCGCCGCCAAGCGGACGGACTCGAAGACGTCCGGCGACGCCGAGGTCCAGCGCACGATGATGCAGTTGCTCTCGGAGATGGACGGCTTCGACGACCGCGGCGAGATCCGCATCATCGCCGCGACCAACCGCTTCGACATGCTCGACGACGCCATCCTCCGCCCCGGCCGCTTCGACCGCCTCATCGAGGTGCCCAAGCCCGGTCCCGAGGGCCGCGAGCGCATCCTCGAGATCCACACCGCCGACATGAGCGTCGCCGACGACGTGGACTTCGCGGACCTGGCGCTCGAACTCGACGACTACTCCGGCGCCGACATCGCCGCGCTCACCACGGAAGCCGGGATGTTCGCCATCCGCGACGAGCGGACGACGGTCCGGCGCGAGGACTTCGAGAACGCGCGCGAGAAAGTCGAGACCGACACCGAGGGACCGGTGTTCAACGACGGCGAGTTCGGGCGCTACCAGTACTGAATCGGCTCCGATCGGCGGCGCAGTCGTGCGGTTTTCCGGTCGCTTGCGACGGCCCGAGCGTCCCGCCCGCGATCCGACACCCACTTTCCGCCCGCCGCCGCTCCTCCGATATGGACATCCTCGTCGCCGACGGCGTCGGCCACGGGCCGACCGAGTTGGCCGCCTACGACGCCGCGCTCGCCGACGCCGGCGTCGGCGACTTCAACCTCGTGACGGTCTCGTCTGTCGTCCCCGCGGACGCGACCGTCGAGGGCGTCGGCACCGCCCCGGATCTGGGTCCCGCTGGCGACCGCCTCACCGTCGTGCAGGCGCACGCGAGCGCCTCGCCGGCCGACGCCCACGACACCGACGGCGTCACCGCCTGCCTCGGGTGGGCGACCGGTCCCGGCCCGGGGCTGTTCTACGAGGCCGACGGCGCCGACGCCGACGCCGTCCGCGAGACGGTACTGGAGGGACTCGACGCCGGCCGCGACCTCCGCGACTGGACGTTCGACCACGAGGAGACGTGCTGTGCGACCGTCGACACCGACGAGTCGGCGTACGCCGCAGCGGTCGTCGTCGCCGCCTACGGCGACAGCAAGCCGATCGCCTGACCCGGCGGATCGGCCGGTCCGTGCGGCCTGAACACTGTTCCCGGCGGACAGGTCGCCGACGGCTTTATACACGGACCACCCATATCACCGCCGTACCTGATGAACGGTAACAACCCCTATGCGGGGGCTCCCGGCGTCGTCGAGGCGGGTCGTCCCGAGGAAGTCGATCTCTCCGCCGATCAGAAGGACGCGCTCCGCCGGGCGGTCGCCACCATCGTCACCCGAACCGAGTCGTATCTCCCCGACGGCTACGCCGTCGGCTCGGAACTCTCCTACGGCGCGAACGGGCCGCAGGCGACCGTCGCCGTCCAGCCGCCCGTCGGCCACGCCGTCTCCGCGGGCTTCTCGCCCGATCTGGAGGACGTCGAGGCCGGTCTCGACGCCGAGGACCGCGAGGAGGTCGCCCGCGGTCTCGCCGCCAGCGCCGCCGCGCAGGTGATGTCCGCCGTCGGCGACGACCTCGAACCGACCGCGCGATAACCGACGCCGCTCGCTGCCGTTCTGCCGTTCCGTTCGACCCCGACCGCGAAGCCACGGCTCTGGATCGAA
It encodes the following:
- a CDS encoding DUF6498-containing protein; the encoded protein is MVPGSVAGGDLRAFVPTLLATLLPLAGVGLLGWRVAELLVVYWIELWALLVVYAGAALFARRAVVVEGRNLTLPGVSSETGRDEQRWSGEPRALRLPGPLPPIYPRNARLVAHSLVWGVGLLTVPVWAVDLGDAALATLSPPLAAVALATVGSHALTVRRDYLATGRIETVSAHMVLEIPVRVVAFAFTYVSVALVVGGFCLLVVWEVLGAVGVTVGDDAVVLALVAVVVLGKLAIEWSRHAAAAADDPTGFATWFRPEDPRE
- a CDS encoding pyruvoyl-dependent arginine decarboxylase; this encodes MDILVADGVGHGPTELAAYDAALADAGVGDFNLVTVSSVVPADATVEGVGTAPDLGPAGDRLTVVQAHASASPADAHDTDGVTACLGWATGPGPGLFYEADGADADAVRETVLEGLDAGRDLRDWTFDHEETCCATVDTDESAYAAAVVVAAYGDSKPIA
- a CDS encoding DUF5811 family protein, which translates into the protein MNGNNPYAGAPGVVEAGRPEEVDLSADQKDALRRAVATIVTRTESYLPDGYAVGSELSYGANGPQATVAVQPPVGHAVSAGFSPDLEDVEAGLDAEDREEVARGLAASAAAQVMSAVGDDLEPTAR
- the pepF gene encoding oligoendopeptidase F; its protein translation is MSSVPERSEIDAEYKWSVDSIFADDEEWEAAYDDVEERLDDLRAYEGRVTESAATLLDLFETYESVFRDVAKVTSYAQLRASEDTRDQEYQALSSKAQALSAEASSASSYLEPELQELDEDDFAAFVEAEPALAEYEHFVDDVLRTKPHTRSAEVEELLADLSEVTGGAGEAYSMLANADMTFPTVEDPDGEDVEISQGNFTTLLQKPDREFRRTVHEEFYGEWETVRNTVGTTLAKSVKKDVKLAEARNYDTAREAALDGPNVPVEVYDTLVDTVRDNLDSLGRHADLKRKALGVDTLEMWDLYMSLTGDEGPDISYEEAKEHVIEAVAPLGEAYQQRMAEGLESRWVDVYENRGKRSGAFSSGTYDTQPFILMNYQDDVASMYTLAHELGHSMHSELAKETQPWQDADYEIFVAEVASTVNETLLTKHLLENAESDELRVHALDQYLERFRSTLFRQTMFAAFEQAIHEHDEAGKPLTPDAFDEIYGDLKAEFYGHADATVDDHIRREWMRIPHFYYNFYVYQYSTGISAAAAIVDRIEAEGEVAAAEYREALRAGGSEYPIDVLEIAGIDMTDSEPIESAIATYDDYLDEAASLLDL
- the pan2 gene encoding proteasome-activating nucleotidase Pan2 gives rise to the protein MSRSPSLPDRPRLDLDPDMSEAERLEALHKHFERIVQVNDELGERLEEAEGRRSDLREEVDELKRRNEALKTSSLYIATVEELTDDGAVIKQHGNNQEVLTDLSPRLDDELEAGDRVAINDSFSVQTVLDDETDARAQAMEVDASPEVTYDDIGGIDDQVREVREAVEAPLVDADQFREVGIQPPSGVLLHGPPGTGKTMLAKAVANETDATFIKMAGSELVRKFIGEGARLVRDLFKLAAEREPAVIFIDEIDAVAAKRTDSKTSGDAEVQRTMMQLLSEMDGFDDRGEIRIIAATNRFDMLDDAILRPGRFDRLIEVPKPGPEGRERILEIHTADMSVADDVDFADLALELDDYSGADIAALTTEAGMFAIRDERTTVRREDFENAREKVETDTEGPVFNDGEFGRYQY
- a CDS encoding M28 family metallopeptidase: MHLDDDLAAAVGRAWTDTDPWDFVTDLTALGSRMAASDGEARAADLVADAFRDAGLDRVRQEPFDAPAWHRGETTLRLTAPGEREFEAIALPYCPAGDASGELVDVGYGTPDEISEVDVDGKVAVASTTTPGDSRFVHRMEKFGAAAEAGAEAFVFVNHVSGQLPPTGALTFGEEAAIPAVGVSEETGAWLVEYADEGGAVEVSVDAETVPGESQNVLAHVGPRTDEFVLATAHYDAHDISEGALDNGCGIATLLVAARVLAAADLDIGVRFAAVGCEETGLLGSEHLAETTDPDTVKAVVNVDGAGRFRDLVAMTHTSAATAAVAERVGRETRQPVRVREEPHPFSDQWPFVRRGVAALQLHSDSGERGRGWGHTHADTRDKVDDRCIREHGVLTALMARELAATGTEVPVLDPYELEQAFREADFEPGMKAAGLWPADWE